TCATTTTTTGTGAATGttattcgaatttttcaaatcatATATTTCCATATTCTAATACACTGCGTACGGCGCTCTGCTCGCGCAACGCGCTTCCAGGGCCCGCACATTTTTTTAATTCGCATTTGGTATTATATTCACGTAAGgtattcttaaatattactatatatttttacggaCTTTCTGCGAActttataataacaaaatgcTGTACAACgataaaatactttataaagTACGATGCACGATCGACACAGAGCTACCGATGTAATGGCTATAATGACTGACTAACTTTTACGCCttcggaatgtcgacattcattTTGTTTCACTAACCATTTATTAGGAGAATACGCGAGACTTCGTTACTCTGGTAACGTAACaagaaaatctatttttaattccTTAAATCATCGATTGAGTCGAAGAAACCTGAAAACGGGAAATCTCGTCGCTCGGCCACAACGTTCGGCTTGCTAaagacgagatatctcgtcacccgtacgcaatgtgttaataaagtgATTTTACActgcaatgaaaataaattgctcGTTAATACATTGGcagttgaatttttcaaataattacagttttaataattaaattattttttcaaaattttaattatgcatTAGCACGAAATGTGCTTTGTTTtcaataaacttttatacaattattttgatCTATAATGAAGATTCTAATAAACCTGAGTTGTAACgagaatgtataaaattattgttatctaTAAGGTTATTGGAaatgattatataatttctttcttttgttaagcaacgattataatattgttttaatagtaacACTAATTTCggaaataagaatttataatgaaaGGTTGAAATTCTCCAATTCTTTAGTTTGCCAAATATTCATGACAAATGAAGGGTCTCGTTTTGGAATGCAATTGAAACGAGAATTTAATTGGTATCAGTAATAGTTTCTGAGGAAGTAGCTAGTAACACATCTTAGATAAACACCTCGTACTTTTGTAGAAAATGCGAATTCTCAATTGtataatctatttatttacaacactTTACCGTTAAGTATTACTCTTTAGCGGATTGTGCTTTATTGGTCGACAGAGCTGAATAATGAGAGTCTGTTACACAAAGTGCTCAATAGAAGAATGTTATAGATAAAAGATAATGTCCTGTTATTGATAATCATTGATTACAGCAATCTGCAGATTAGTACATACTTCAGTCTTGAATTATACCtctcatataaatatttacttctacTACTCTTTATCGAATTATCCTAAGAACACTAGAAAGACAATAAAGAAGTTTTTATGAAGATTAATTCAAGATGAATCTCATAAAGCTATTCTTAACGAATACTAATTCcttaaattgaaaaaagaattagAAATTTCCTTTATATTACACAGAATATACCAAAAGAACTGTAACTACCTGTACATTAACATATCtcttcaataatataataatacacatCAGACAGATTGATGCACTAATCTATAGAATATCGTCTATCCAGCTCAGTCCTCCTTTCTTCGACCCGCGTTTCTCAACCGTGCTTCGATCTCGACGAGTCAAGCGATGGGCGAGTAATGATTAAGATCGAGCCAGGGGAAAAGATTGGAGCTGATTTGACAGGCTCGCTTTGATGGGGTTGAACGACTCGAAGGCGAAGTAAAGAACCAGGGGAATGTAGGATGGAGCAGAGCTGAGAAGTGACCGAGAGTATGAGACCACGGATAAGAAAAAGGCCCCGAAGTGAAACGCAGAGGATAAGAATGGTTACCACGATGACGGAAGTGGGGTGGTCGGTTATCAGGTCACACTCAGGCAAAAGAATCAGTCGGTGGGTTAGTCAGCCGCGTTAATGAGGATTAAGTACCTGGAAATGATGCTCTTCATCTTGGTATCCGGTGCAATGCCGTCTATATCGGTATCCTCGGTTGCGCCTAACCGGGCCCTCAGTCGATCTACGCTACTCTGCAGCCTCTCGATTTCCACTTCGTACTGGAAACGAAGAGACGTGGCGTTGTTAGTTACAAGACACACATGACAGAGACGGTAAGAGACAGCCGTTTTTCCATTAGACAGATCAGAAAGAACTGAGAAAAAAAATAGGGACGCGGAGATGAGAGCGCGAGAGGAACTTGTTATCAACATACACACATGTTACGacagtttatattatatttacatacgaGAGTTAAGGCACGAGATTTTGTAAGTTCCTCTTTGAGTTTTTGAATTAAGAGAATATTATTATCGTTTAGGCGGCGGATTCGTCGGTTCCTTGACTGGTTTGCAGCTGGGCATTTCGGAGATGACGCTGGAAGAAAGGTTTTATTGAACTTGGTCCAGGGGACGACGAATGAGTTTCAATGTGAATATTTAggttttgattaaaaaatggaaaaatttaatataaaactttattaataagcatttttattcaaaatagtaAACACTGAGTAGTATAAGAGGTTTTCTTGTGTTGTTAGTCGAATGAAGATCAACTTTGACAGtagttatttaaaagaatactaATCTCTTGAAAATACTTTAAAGTTGATAATGATGATTTCAAAACGAATACTGAATATAATGAACTTTtggttaatttattacaaaaggtagttatatttatctttacgaagaaaagaataaataccttttttgacaataaaaatgcaatttttctatatttgctTTGCCttccataaataattaaatttttccagAAATTTCATTCGTCATCAAAGGAACAGAACAACAAATTATAAAACGAGAGGCCAATTATTTACCTGATCAATACTACGGTGACTACGTGATTTACTCCTCCTAGTGGTGCAGCTCTCTTCTTCACTGGTGTCAGACAAGTCCCTCGTTGAGTCCAGCGACAACCTCCTTCTGAGTTTCGTCGTGCAACAAACGCTCTGATTCTGCTCCGAATTGTTCCGATGTGTCTGGTTGTTTTGCCTCCACTGATTCTGACTGTTCCTCTGAAGGTTCCTGACATTGTTCTGCGGCGGAGGAGACGGACTAAGATCGACGCCTCGCACACCTTCCACGCCGCCACTGCTTCCGTCCCTCTCCTCTGAACTGCTACTTCCCCTCCTGCCGCTCCTCCCATGATTTGGTTCCATGTGGTAAACAGGATTAGCGAAtgcgagcggcgcggcgctgaGTATATGAGCGTTTGCGTTATTACTACTGAGATCCACCGGGCTAGAGCTTTGACTATAAGCGGCAAAGCTCTGGTACCCGGACGAGGCAACATTGCTCAACTGAGAAATAGATATCTGAGAGCCTTTCTGCGACTTGGATTCCGAGACTTCGTCATCGGCGTACCTTAACAAGTCTGACAGTTCATCGAGATTCCCGTTGGCAGTCGTGTTGTTGGTTTTACTgatgttataattattgttcGGCTGATGATTGATGGACAATGTCAGATTAGACGACGGGTTCACCACCACGTTCGCGTTCACCGTGGTCTTCGAGACATTATTATAATTCTGATGCTGCGTCTGGTTCGCGTTCTCTTCTTTGTTACAGTGATTCCTGCTCGTCGATCTCGAGACGTTGTAgttattatgattataattatccTCCCTGTCATGGATATCTAAGTTCTGCAACCGGGCCATGTTGTGTCTATGATTCTGCTGTTGCTGGGAGACAATTGTGCTAATGTTGGACTGATTATTTTGGGACGTGGTGATGTTGTAGTTCGAGTCCTTTAGGTTGCTGTGACTCTCGGATCGCGTGGGGCTGGTGGGGTGGGTCTGGCAGTGATTCACATTCGCCAGACTCGCGCTGGCAGTCAGTCTGTAACCTGCGCCTGCCCTGTTGCTGCCGATCGCCCTGTGTTGTCTGACAATTGGTGTCGGTGAGCGGGACACAAATGCTGGCGGTTCTAATGGATAATCATCAGGTGTGATCTGCAGCTGAAGCTTTCCGTTGGTAGGCATGTAAGCGTTTCTAGGAAGAGTGGCGGCTCTCGCGACGTTCGGACTGCGTGAACTATTGTGGCCCAGCGTGTTAGATTGCAGCACCTCGTTACTGTCCCTGATCGTACCGTTCAGAGTGCTGTGGTTGCTCAACGTAGATGTCGCTGACACTGAGAGATTCGTGTTGCTATTCGCAATCGTTGGATCATTATAACGGAAGATGTTGTTCTGCAAGTTTGGATATCGATGCGACGCTGGCACCGGACTTGGACCAGGTTGGTCCAGGGCTAAGGAGATCCTCTCTAGGATCTCCGGTAGCCTGGACGGAGGCAGTGATGTTGAGGAGGAAGATATCGTGACTAAGCTTTCACGTAGAAGGGCATGCAGTAGGGATAATTGCTTTCCGAGGTCTATGTAGCCATCGAATTCTAGGGAATTGTTGGCTGGGGCATCTTTTGGCAAAGGGCTCTGTAACAGAGAATTTTGTGAGTCAGTAATGTGTTTGAATgagtgtttttttttaaaaagtctTGATGAGGCTAACTGATCAgtaaatagaatatattttaaaaactttgTTGTGTACCAGTTTAACTTGTATATAAAGTATGAGATCCTGTATAGGACTGAATAAAAAAGCTATTTGCGATTTAAAAGGGATTATACAGCTATTTACTGcaagtaaataattcaataagagAAGTTTGCACTAATAAGCGGGAAATGAAACGTACACTGATCATTTGGAGGAACCTCTTCATTGAGGGAGCTTCTCTCTCTAAGAGATCGTTCATAAATTccatgaaattttctttccctTGGAATCTTGTGAAGTTTGCGAGCGTTTGTAGGGTCTTGGCTACGAGGGTGAGATTCCTCGCTGCCTTTTCGTTCGGGTATTCTGGAAGAACAAGTCTCATTATTCACAATCCTTTTAATCGttaaagaataaatgaaatattttcatgtacAATCGTAAAATTTATTCcgttataaaaaaaaacttaGTCCTTTTATCTTCTTCAACTACCCTTGTAAGCTGtttaacataaaactattttggaagcaacgaatgaaatttaattataaataaactgcCTCTTTTCCTCAtacttaaatttgaaatttaataataattagttgaCATCCAAGAATTAAGTAAAAACACAACAAATTGTACGTATGTACTATTAACCCCATGTcttacaacaacgagtgagactcgtggtgaaaatttttaACATGTTTCAACAAATGTATACAGTacttaattaattcgaattcaaagtatatattattcctccgtaatcaactattatacttaaaaggaaatataggcatagaatttttctcgttttccaataaattattaatgacaaagtagccgtatgaatcagagttgagaaagaaatcataggccaaggggttaatatcaaaCACATTGAAACTTACCGTGCGTGATGTTGAAGAGGGACGGGCTCAGAATAGCTGGACAAAGGAATCTAAGGAATATGGATGCGGAGATTAGGTTATCAGCGATATCCTCGCGGCCCATGTCTGCCAAACGCTCGCGGAAGATACGGAAGCACTCGCGTAATTCGAGAGGGAAGTGTGCGTGGCTGGCTAATATCCTGCTCCAGGCGAGATCCACCGCGTTCCGTAGATTCTGTTGTTGTTTGTGGAGAGCCGCCACCGAGGCAACCTTCAGCGGGTCCACCTCGCAATCGCCACCCTCTACCGCACCCCTCACGACGGCACCCAAGGTCTCTTGCAGGTACCTGTCGCCCGTCAACTTCAGGTAGGCCTCCATCGCCTTCGTGGCTAAGGAATTTCCTCGAAAGGTGAGCCTCTCGTCgtctgaaattcaatatttgtggTTAATGACAGAACCCCCTTTGGCCGAAAGCCATTTCCAGAGGCTTTTCAGACTTCTTATTGCGGACaataatgtgaaatttattGGTGTTTATAAAACTTTAGGCGTATCAATGGGTAATACGCTAATTCTTCcactaaaatttattatttgtcttTTAGAGAATCGAAATTCTGTGGCATCTTAATGGTGAAATGAGTAGTAGAGTTGGAATGAAATGAAGTATATTGCAGGACGACACAAAAGGAGTATGAAATTTCATCATTAAGTGTacggtaaataaaaaatttttaattgaataaaaattgaaattgaaactggTTTTTCTGTAGCCGCGTCTCAAACATCCGTTTTTATTGTTGAATAACTTATATCACGCGCGCAAAACAAAAGATGAAGATGATGTGTAGGATAAAGAAATATGAGtgggttaaattaaattctaaaataagttgctttataaatttatcatcAACACAGTTCAATGAACTCTTGCAAAACTTCATTGTTATGAAAACCGTATTAATAGTTGAAAGCAGAATTCACTAGTGCATGAATGTTTTTCCCGTGCAACATTGCATTAAATTTTTCATGCAAGAAAATAGTAATTGCTTTTACCTTCTGCTAAATTACTCAAAAGTTCGTGTTGCAATGTTTATAAGCAAATCATTATCTCTGGTGAAAACATCGAACAGTTATGTGTATTTCCATTGCACCCTTGTAACAGAACCATGGAAGCATTACTTCCGATACTTAGcgtgataaataaatgaatttcaaaaatatgttaACGGCGAAACGTTCTGAATTTACTGGTTAaccaccctttgcactccgaatttcttttgcattttttcctcaattactctgtattattacgatattttatttgaaatgcattttaaaaaatagatggTTTGTAGAGAGcggtgtaaacgattcttcttaccaataatatcgaaaataacataataatataatctataataTTGACGTCGAGTTACGCTCGAcacaggagcgcaaagggttaataattatccTCATTCGTGTTTCCTTTAATCGTAAACGATTTTATAGTTCTTTTAATTgacaagaaaatgaaaaatgttaattctATGACTGCAGGAAGCTTCAGACTAACAACATATAACATCACAAAAAGTACTAATCAAAACAATCTAAAATTATGGATCCTAgacataaacataaataattttctcacGACGtaaatgtttattcatttttcatctaatttttacgcaacatttgtttcattttgcttTTACAATAATATCTATCGAGATCGATAATATCAAGAAAATTTGCGTGTAACACAACCTACTTCGTCCAACAGAcctatatttcaataaaaatacactAAAGCACACTGTTTGTTGACTGAATCATCGGTGATCGTATCAATGCATGTGTTAATAACCGCCAGCAAAACTCACCTATTTTGTGTATATCCATCATAACTAAGTCAGCAAGAAACTGTGGCGCTTTCTTTTCCCGTTGCATGACGGCCACCAAAGCAGTGGCGATATCCTCTTTCGCTTTCACGCCAATCACCGGCTCTAATTTCTCGCACAGTGACTTGTAGTCGGACTTCAGGTACTCCAGGAATTCCTGGTATACCTGAACAGGTAGTATATCCACGGATTGGAAGCGGCATTTCACCCTAAGTGCCGGTGGCTCCTTTAAAGGACCCTTGTCACCCACCACCGTGTACCACTTCTCTGTTAAATAACGCGAGGTAACGTTGTGCACGGGTATACTGACTGAACCtgcaaataaatttcgaaatgttccataattaattaaaacagcaAATTATCACACCGTAAAAATCTGCAAATgtcagttaacacgttaagcgtcgtgccaaattttatttatcgagCCAATTTTACGGTGGGATTGTTTCAATTGCAAATGTCCAGTGTCCTTTCCGTTCTTTAatgaagttattattttaatttttcaatactgagatgtttgtattaaaatactatcgaaatatttttgttatattttgtaTCGTCGATCATTTACGATCGACGTggtgtttaacgtgttaacctttcgAGGATGATGTCAGCAAAGGATACTgactactttttatatttagttataatttttctttgctttccaGAATTGAAATTGCTATAAAGGAtactgaagaaataaatatttaatatctttaacgAGGAGGGAGGAATTGGAAAAGATTGAAAGAAACCGGGAATTAGGCATCATTCCTGAAGGGTCAGGAATGCTTAGGTCATTATACTTTTTATGAGAATGATTCAATAAAAAGGTACTCGATTAGCTTGCAAAGATGTAATTTCtagaataatcaattatttgaatCCTTAAAGTAACACAAAGtttatgaaataagaatttcaaGCCACTTTGCATGAAAAGTTGAAATATATTCACAGCTGAAACTTTGTAgagaatgttgaataataaTGTGCCAGTTTCTGTGATAACATCTAACGGTTACTTAACAGTGAAAGCGTAATTCGAAGCAAATCTTTGATCATGACGTTTGAAATAACG
This portion of the Nomia melanderi isolate GNS246 chromosome 11, iyNomMela1, whole genome shotgun sequence genome encodes:
- the LOC116428867 gene encoding uncharacterized protein LOC116428867 isoform X3; this translates as MLNAENLEESPKRRSTFYVSLDGEARHPSKIPKTISSESDKFASNTFPISTSKTVPTVILTRTLSNNESVSKRTTAEDALFPESRGKVQSLTKIFETPKAEHTGGGSEQRKKVERTRSFKTIERFQSRFTGRKDASRKDSRLNNTIACFEVEDQDSKKKNEDKRSSGKIIDSKANGSTKIPSSEPRNKQNGGGTTFTNLLIRRTHSTKLARSTSTLVKVGGRHVSVDSPCSVVTPARNENRSGSEKSKDDETPDHSVVDNDEGTESSVFEDADADAGIHSDTSYEKACRRGSAPATPVLGARPLDVTPNRIVNFFSKRSFRSNPLKRTKSVTKLERQKQRGAGLRGCRSHESLLCGQAVTSMDLAAVTPLHPSLLGRPHCFQVTPSTGGPKYFSCRTAHERDQWLHSLRKSVQPDAEQTRRTDNSLQIWLLEAKGVPAKKRYFCEVCLDSTLYARTTAKLKADLCFWGEHFDFHHLPSVNTIQVNLYREADRKKKRDKNVLIGSVSIPVHNVTSRYLTEKWYTVVGDKGPLKEPPALRVKCRFQSVDILPVQVYQEFLEYLKSDYKSLCEKLEPVIGVKAKEDIATALVAVMQREKKAPQFLADLVMMDIHKIDDERLTFRGNSLATKAMEAYLKLTGDRYLQETLGAVVRGAVEGGDCEVDPLKVASVAALHKQQQNLRNAVDLAWSRILASHAHFPLELRECFRIFRERLADMGREDIADNLISASIFLRFLCPAILSPSLFNITHEYPNEKAARNLTLVAKTLQTLANFTRFQGKENFMEFMNDLLEREAPSMKRFLQMISSPLPKDAPANNSLEFDGYIDLGKQLSLLHALLRESLVTISSSSTSLPPSRLPEILERISLALDQPGPSPVPASHRYPNLQNNIFRYNDPTIANSNTNLSVSATSTLSNHSTLNGTIRDSNEVLQSNTLGHNSSRSPNVARAATLPRNAYMPTNGKLQLQITPDDYPLEPPAFVSRSPTPIVRQHRAIGSNRAGAGYRLTASASLANVNHCQTHPTSPTRSESHSNLKDSNYNITTSQNNQSNISTIVSQQQQNHRHNMARLQNLDIHDREDNYNHNNYNVSRSTSRNHCNKEENANQTQHQNYNNVSKTTVNANVVVNPSSNLTLSINHQPNNNYNISKTNNTTANGNLDELSDLLRYADDEVSESKSQKGSQISISQLSNVASSGYQSFAAYSQSSSPVDLSSNNANAHILSAAPLAFANPVYHMEPNHGRSGRRGSSSSEERDGSSGGVEGVRGVDLSPSPPPQNNVRNLQRNSQNQWRQNNQTHRNNSEQNQSVCCTTKLRRRLSLDSTRDLSDTSEEESCTTRRSKSRSHRSIDQYEVEIERLQSSVDRLRARLGATEDTDIDGIAPDTKMKSIISRRSCVASNRRCRPRCRTSSA
- the LOC116428867 gene encoding uncharacterized protein LOC116428867 isoform X1; translated protein: MLNAENLEESPKRRSTFYVSLDGEARHPSKIPKTISSESDKFASNTFPISTSKTVPTVILTRTLSNNESVSKRTTAEDALFPESRGKVQSLTKIFETPKAEHTGGGSEQRKKVERTRSFKTIERFQSRFTGRKDASRKDSRLNNTIACFEVEDQDSKKKNEDKRSSGKIIDSKANGSTKIPSSEPRNKQNGGGTTFTNLLIRRTHSTKLARSTSTLVKVGGRHVSVDSPCSVVTPARNENRSGSEKSKDDETPDHSVVDNDEGTESSVFEDADADAGIHSDTSYEKACRRGSAPATPVLGARPLDVTPNRIVNFFSKRSFRSNPLKRTKSVTKLERQKQRGAGLRGCRSHESLLCGQAVTSMDLAAVTPLHPSLLGRPHCFQVTPSTGGPKYFSCRTAHERDQWLHSLRKSVQPDAEQTRRTDNSLQIWLLEAKGVPAKKRYFCEVCLDSTLYARTTAKLKADLCFWGEHFDFHHLPSVNTIQVNLYREADRKKKRDKNVLIGSVSIPVHNVTSRYLTEKWYTVVGDKGPLKEPPALRVKCRFQSVDILPVQVYQEFLEYLKSDYKSLCEKLEPVIGVKAKEDIATALVAVMQREKKAPQFLADLVMMDIHKIDDERLTFRGNSLATKAMEAYLKLTGDRYLQETLGAVVRGAVEGGDCEVDPLKVASVAALHKQQQNLRNAVDLAWSRILASHAHFPLELRECFRIFRERLADMGREDIADNLISASIFLRFLCPAILSPSLFNITHEYPNEKAARNLTLVAKTLQTLANFTRFQGKENFMEFMNDLLEREAPSMKRFLQMISSPLPKDAPANNSLEFDGYIDLGKQLSLLHALLRESLVTISSSSTSLPPSRLPEILERISLALDQPGPSPVPASHRYPNLQNNIFRYNDPTIANSNTNLSVSATSTLSNHSTLNGTIRDSNEVLQSNTLGHNSSRSPNVARAATLPRNAYMPTNGKLQLQITPDDYPLEPPAFVSRSPTPIVRQHRAIGSNRAGAGYRLTASASLANVNHCQTHPTSPTRSESHSNLKDSNYNITTSQNNQSNISTIVSQQQQNHRHNMARLQNLDIHDREDNYNHNNYNVSRSTSRNHCNKEENANQTQHQNYNNVSKTTVNANVVVNPSSNLTLSINHQPNNNYNISKTNNTTANGNLDELSDLLRYADDEVSESKSQKGSQISISQLSNVASSGYQSFAAYSQSSSPVDLSSNNANAHILSAAPLAFANPVYHMEPNHGRSGRRGSSSSEERDGSSGGVEGVRGVDLSPSPPPQNNVRNLQRNSQNQWRQNNQTHRNNSEQNQSVCCTTKLRRRLSLDSTRDLSDTSEEESCTTRRSKSRSHRSIDQYEVEIERLQSSVDRLRARLGATEDTDIDGIAPDTKMKSIISRLISVEEELRREQQKMSAALSYKQRVIDAQEQQIAALDAANSRLMTSNTRLLSALSTLKQRYNTKTQSNSEAAALLQNIADISELKSSSC
- the LOC116428867 gene encoding uncharacterized protein LOC116428867 isoform X4, with product MTRGKMCVKPMEENEEDKVVSMIINYFTARNFFSKRSFRSNPLKRTKSVTKLERQKQRGAGLRGCRSHESLLCGQAVTSMDLAAVTPLHPSLLGRPHCFQVTPSTGGPKYFSCRTAHERDQWLHSLRKSVQPDAEQTRRTDNSLQIWLLEAKGVPAKKRYFCEVCLDSTLYARTTAKLKADLCFWGEHFDFHHLPSVNTIQVNLYREADRKKKRDKNVLIGSVSIPVHNVTSRYLTEKWYTVVGDKGPLKEPPALRVKCRFQSVDILPVQVYQEFLEYLKSDYKSLCEKLEPVIGVKAKEDIATALVAVMQREKKAPQFLADLVMMDIHKIDDERLTFRGNSLATKAMEAYLKLTGDRYLQETLGAVVRGAVEGGDCEVDPLKVASVAALHKQQQNLRNAVDLAWSRILASHAHFPLELRECFRIFRERLADMGREDIADNLISASIFLRFLCPAILSPSLFNITHEYPNEKAARNLTLVAKTLQTLANFTRFQGKENFMEFMNDLLEREAPSMKRFLQMISSPLPKDAPANNSLEFDGYIDLGKQLSLLHALLRESLVTISSSSTSLPPSRLPEILERISLALDQPGPSPVPASHRYPNLQNNIFRYNDPTIANSNTNLSVSATSTLSNHSTLNGTIRDSNEVLQSNTLGHNSSRSPNVARAATLPRNAYMPTNGKLQLQITPDDYPLEPPAFVSRSPTPIVRQHRAIGSNRAGAGYRLTASASLANVNHCQTHPTSPTRSESHSNLKDSNYNITTSQNNQSNISTIVSQQQQNHRHNMARLQNLDIHDREDNYNHNNYNVSRSTSRNHCNKEENANQTQHQNYNNVSKTTVNANVVVNPSSNLTLSINHQPNNNYNISKTNNTTANGNLDELSDLLRYADDEVSESKSQKGSQISISQLSNVASSGYQSFAAYSQSSSPVDLSSNNANAHILSAAPLAFANPVYHMEPNHGRSGRRGSSSSEERDGSSGGVEGVRGVDLSPSPPPQNNVRNLQRNSQNQWRQNNQTHRNNSEQNQSVCCTTKLRRRLSLDSTRDLSDTSEEESCTTRRSKSRSHRSIDQYEVEIERLQSSVDRLRARLGATEDTDIDGIAPDTKMKSIISRLISVEEELRREQQKMSAALSYKQRVIDAQEQQIAALDAANSRLMTSNTRLLSALSTLKQRYNTKTQSNSEAAALLQNIADISELKSSSC
- the LOC116428867 gene encoding uncharacterized protein LOC116428867 isoform X2, with amino-acid sequence MLNAENLEESPKRRSTFYVSLDGEARHPSKIPKTISSESDKFASNTFPISTSKTVPTVILTRTLSNNESVSKRTTAEDALFPESRGKVQSLTKIFETPKAEHTGGGSEQRKKVERTRSFKTIERFQSRFTGRKDASRKDSRLNNTIACFEVEDQDSKKKNEDKRSSGKIIDSKANGSTKIPSSEPRNKQNGGGTTFTNLLIRRTHSTKLARSTSTLVKVGGRHVSVDSPCSVVTPARNENRSGSEKSKDDETPDHSVVDNDEGTESSVFEDADADAGIHSDTSYEKACRRGSAPATPVLGARPLDVTPNRIVNFFSKRSFRSNPLKRTKSVTKLERQKQRGAGLRGCRSHESLLCGQAVTSMDLAAVTPLHPSLLGRPHCFQVTPSTGGPKYFSCRTAHERDQWLHSLRKSVQPDAEQTRRTDNSLQIWLLEAKGVPAKKRYFCEVCLDSTLYARTTAKLKADLCFWGEHFDFHHLPSVNTIQVNLYREADRKKKRDKNVLIGSVSIPVHNVTSRYLTEKWYTVVGDKGPLKEPPALRVKCRFQSVDILPVQVYQEFLEYLKSDYKSLCEKLEPVIGVKAKEDIATALVAVMQREKKAPQFLADLVMMDIHKIDDERLTFRGNSLATKAMEAYLKLTGDRYLQETLGAVVRGAVEGGDCEVDPLKVASVAALHKQQQNLRNAVDLAWSRILASHAHFPLELRECFRIFRERLADMGREDIADNLISASIFLRFLCPAILSPSLFNITHEYPNEKAARNLTLVAKTLQTLANFTRFQGKENFMEFMNDLLEREAPSMKRFLQMISSPLPKDAPANNSLEFDGYIDLGKQLSLLHALLRESLVTISSSSTSLPPSRLPEILERISLALDQPGPSPVPASHRYPNLQNNIFRYNDPTIANSNTNLSVSATSTLSNHSTLNGTIRDSNEVLQSNTLGHNSSRSPNVARAATLPRNAYMPTNGKLQLQITPDDYPLEPPAFVSRSPTPIVRQHRAIGSNRAGAGYRLTASASLANVNHCQTHPTSPTRSESHSNLKDSNYNITTSQNNQSNISTIVSQQQQNHRHNMARLQNLDIHDREDNYNHNNYNVSRSTSRNHCNKEENANQTQHQNYNNVSKTTVNANVVVNPSSNLTLSINHQPNNNYNISKTNNTTANGNLDELSDLLRYADDEVSESKSQKGSQISISQLSNVASSGYQSFAAYSQSSSPVDLSSNNANAHILSAAPLAFANPVYHMEPNHGRSGRRGSSSSEERDGSSGGVEGVRGVDLSPSPPPQNNVRNLQRNSQNQWRQNNQTHRNNSEQNQSVCCTTKLRRRLSLDSTRDLSDTSEEESCTTRRSKSRSHRSIDQVNLRGGGAASRATEDVGRVVVQAARDRRAGTANSRPGRREFASDDVKHKTVVRIEHAEATVQHKDPVEQ